A genomic segment from Garra rufa chromosome 5, GarRuf1.0, whole genome shotgun sequence encodes:
- the LOC141334619 gene encoding myosin heavy chain, fast skeletal muscle-like — MSTDAEMAVYGKAAIYLRKPEKERIEAQSKPFDAKTACYVVDNVELYVKGTIKSKDGDKVTVIVLDTKEEKVAKEDDVHPMNPPKFDKIEDMAMMTHLNEPSVLYNLKERYAAWMIYTYSGLFCATVNPYKWLPVYDAEVVAAYRGKKRMEAPPHIFSVSDNAYQFMQTDRENQSVLITGESGAGKTVNTKRVIQYFATVAVHSDKKKEQTAGKMKGSLEDQIIAANPLLEAYGNAKTVRNDNSSRFGKFIRIHFGTTGKLASADIETYLLEKSRVTFQLPDERGYHIFYQMMTNHKPELIEMTLITTNPYDFPMCSMGQITVASIDDKEELMATDSAIDILGFSGEEKMGIYKFTGAVLHHGNMKFKQKQREEQAEPDGTEDADKIAYLLGLNSADMLKALCYPRVKVGNEFVTKGQTVPQVYNSVSALSKSIYEKMFLWMVIRINQMLDTKQQRNFFIGVLDIAGFEIFDFNSMEQLCINFTNEKLQQFFNHHMFVLEQEEYKKEGIVWQFIDFGMDLAACIELIEKPMGIFSILEEECMFPKATDVSFKNKLYDQHLGKCNAFQKPKPAKGKAEAHFSLVHYAGTVDYNVNGWLDKNKDPLNDSVVQLYQKSSVKLLATLYPPVVEEAGKKGGKKKGGSMQTVSSQFRENLGKLMTNLRSTHPHFVRCLIPNESKTPGLMQNFLVIHQLRCNGVLEGIRICRKGFPSRILYGDFKQRYKVLNASVIPEGQFIDNKKASEKLLGSIDVNHDEYRFGHTKVFFKAGLLGVLEEMRDEKLAALVTMTQALCRGYVMRREFVKMMERRESIYTIQYNIRSFMNVKHWPWMKVYYKIKPLLKSAETEKELANMKDDFVKCKEDLAKAEAKKKELEEKMVALLQEKNDLQLQVASESENLSDAEERCEGLIKSKIQFEAKLKETTERLEDEEEINAELTAKKRKLEDECSELKKDIDDLELTLAKVEKEKHATENKVKNLTEEMASQDESIAKLTKEKKALQEAHQQTLDDLQAEEDKVNTLTKSKTKLEQQVDDLEGSLEQEKKLRMDLERAKRKLEGDLKLAQESIMDLENDKQQSDEKIKKKDFETSQLLSKIEDEQSLGAQLQKKIKELQARIEELEEEIEAERAARAKVEKQRADLSRELEEISERLEEAGGATAAQIEMNKKREAEFQKLRRDLEESTLQHEATAAALRKKQADSVAELGEQIDNLQRVKQKLEKEKSEYKMEIDDLSSNMEAVAKAKGNLEKMCRTLEDQLSELKSKNDENLRQLNDLSAQRARLQTENGEFGRQLDEKEALVSQLTRGKQAFTQQIEETKRQIEEEVKAKNALAHAVQSARHDCDLLREQFEEEQEAKAELQRGMSKANSEVAQWRTKYETDAIQRTEELEESKKKLAQRLQDAEEQIEAVNSKCASLEKTKQRLQGEVEDLMIDVERANSLAANLDKKQRNFDKVLAEWKQKFEEGQAELEAAQKEARSLSTELFKMKNSYEETLDHLETLKRENKNLQQEISDLTEQLGETGKSIHELEKAKKTVETEKSEIQTALEEAEGTLEHEESKILRVQLELNQVKGEIDRKLAEKDEEMEQIKRNSQRVIESMQSTLDSEVRSRNDALRIKKKMEGDLNEMEIQLSHANRQAAEAQKQLRNVQGQLKDAQLHLDDAVRGQEDMKEQVAMVERRNTLMQAEIEELRAALEQTERGRKVAEQELVDASERVGLLHSQNTSLINTKKKLESDLVQIQSEVEDTVQEARNAEDKAKKAITDAAMMAEELKKEQDTSSHLERMKKNLEVTVKDLQHRLDEAESLAMKGGKKQLQKLESRVRELESEVDAEQRRGADAVKGVRKYERRVKELSYQTEEDKKNIVRLQDLVDKLQLKVKTYKRQSEEAEEQANSHLSKLRKAQHELEEAEERADIAESQVNKLRVKSRDAGKAKEE; from the exons ATGAGTACGGACGCAGAGATGGCCGTTTATGGCAAGGCTGCCATTTATCTCCGTAAGCCTGAGAAAGAGAGAATCGAAGCTCAGAGCAAACCCTTCGATGCCAAGACTGCCTGCTATGTGGTTGATAATGTGGAGCTGTACGTCAAGGGAACAATCAAGAGCAAAGACGGTGACAAAGTCACTGTTATTGTGCTTGACACTAAGGAG GAGAAAGTTGCTAAGGAGGATGATGTCCACCCAATGAATCCTCCTAAATTTGACAAGATTGAGGACATGGCCATGATGACCCATCTCAATGAACCCTCTGTGCTGTATAACCTCAAAGAGCGTTACGCCGCATGGATGATCTAC ACCTACTCTGGGCTGTTCTGCGCTACTGTGAACCCCTACAAGTGGCTCCCAGTGTATGATGCTGAAGTGGTGGCTGCCTACAGAGGCAAAAAGCGTATGGAGGCCCCACCCCACATCTTCTCTGTCTCTGACAACGCCTATCAGTTCATGCAGACCG ATAGAGAAAACCAGTCTGTCCTGATTAC TGGAGAATCTGGTGCTGGAAAGACTGTGAACACCAAACGTGTCATCCAGTACTTTGCCACAGTTGCAGTTCATAGTGATAAGAAGAAAGAGCAGACTGCTGGCAAAATGAAG ggctctcttgaggaccagaTTATTGCTGCCAACCCTCTGCTTGAGGCTTATGGTAATGCAAAGACTGTGAGAAATGACAACTCCTCTCGCTTT GGTAAATTCATTAGAATTCACTTTGGTACAACTGGAAAACTGGCTAGTGCTGACATTGAGACAT ATCTGCTGGAGAAGTCTAGAGTGACATTCCAGCTTCCAGATGAGAGAGGCTACCACATCTTCTACCAGATGATGACCAACCACAAGCCTGAGCTGATTG AAATGACGCTCATCACCACCAACCCCTATGACTTCCCCATGTGCAGTATGGGTCAGATTACAGTGGCAAGCATTGATGATAAAGAGGAGCTGATGGCTACTGAT TCTGCTATTGACATTCTGGGCTTCAGTGGTGAGGAGAAGATGGGCATCTACAAGTTCACTGGAGCTGTGCTTCATCATGGTAACATGAAGTTCAAGCAGAAGCAGCGTGAGGAGCAGGCTGAGCCAGATGGCACAGAGG ACGCTGACAAAATCGCCTACCTTCTGGGTTTGAACTCTGCTGATATGCTGAAGGCTTTGTGCTACCCCAGAGTCAAGGTCGGAAATGAGTTTGTAACCAAAGGCCAGACTGTGCCACAG GTGTATAACTCTGTTAGCGCCTTGTCCAAATCTATCTATGAGAAGATGTTCTTGTGGATGGTCATTCGTATCAACCAGATGTTGGACACAAAACAACAAAGAAATTTCTTCATTGGTGTGCTGGATATTGCTGGCTTTGAGATCTTTGAT TTCAACAGCATGGAGCAGCTGTGCATCAACTTCACTAATGAGAAACTGCAACAGTTTTTCAACCACCACATGTTTGTGCTGGAACAAGAGGAGTACAAGAAGGAGGGCATTGTTTGGCAGTTCATTGACTTTGGCATGGACTTGGCTGCTTGCATTGAGCTTATTGAAAAG CCCATGGGTATCTTCTCCATCCTTGAAGAGGAGTGCATGTTCCCCAAGGCCACAGACGTTTCCTTCAAGAACAAGCTGTATGATCAGCATCTTGGCAAGTGCAATGCTTTCCAGAAACCAAAGCCTGCCAAAGGCAAGGCTGAGGCCCACTTCTCTCTGGTCCACTATGCTGGAACTGTGGACTACAATGTTAATGGCTGGTTGGACAAGAACAAGGATCCACTGAATGACTCTGTTGTGCAGCTTTACCAGAAGTCTTCTGTCAAACTGCTGGCTACTCTCTACCCACCTGTTGTTGAGG AGGCTGGCAAGAAGGGAGGCAAGAAGAAGGGTGGCTCCATGCAGACTGTGTCCTCCCAGTTTAGG GAGAACTTGGGCAAGCTCATGACCAACTTGAGGAGCACTCACCCTCACTTTGTGCGTTGTCTGATTCCCAATGAGTCCAAGACTCCAG GTCTGATGCAGAACTTCCTGGTTATCCACCAGCTGAGGTGTAACGGTGTGCTGGAGGGCATCAGAATCTGCCGAAAGGGCTTCCCCAGCAGAATCCTCTATGGTGACTTCAAGCAGAG ATACAAGGTGCTGAATGCCAGTGTAATCCCAGAGGGACAGTTTATTGACAACAAGAAGGCCAGTGAGAAACTCCTGGGATCCATTGATGTCAATCACGACGAGTACAGATTTGGACACACAAAG GTGTTCTTCAAAGCTGGTCTTCTGGGTGTTCTTGAGGAGATGCGTGATGAGAAACTGGCTGCTCTGGTCACAATGACTCAGGCTCTTTGCCGTGGTTATGTGATGAGGAGGGAATTTGTGAAGATGATGGAGAGAAG GGAGTCTATTTACACCATCCAATACAACATCCGCTCATTCATGAATGTCAAACACTGGCCATGGATGAAGGTTTACTACAAGATCAAGCCTCTGCTGAAGAGTGCTGAGACTGAGAAGGAGTTGGCAAACATGAAAGACGACTTTGTAAAATGCAAAGAAGATCTTGCCAAGGCTGAAGCCAAAAAGAAGGAGCTTGAAGAGAAGATGGTGGCACTGCTGCAAGAGAAAAATGATCTGCAGCTGCAAGTGGCTTCT GAATCTGAGAATCTCTCAGATGCTGAGGAGAGATGTGAGGGTCTGATCAAGAGCAAAATCCAATTTGAAGCTAAACTTAAGGAGACAACTGAGAGACTGGAGGATGAGGAAGAAATCAATGCTGAACTGACAGCCAAGAAGAGGAAACTGGAGGATGAGTGCTCTGAGCTGAAGAAAGACATTGATGACCTGGAGCTCACCTTGGCTAAAGTGGAAAAGGAGAAACATGCCACTGAGAATAAG gtcAAGAACTTGACTGAGGAAATGGCATCTCAGGATGAGAGCATTGCTAAACTTACAAAAGAGAAGAAAGCTCTCCAAGAGGCACATCAGCAGACCCTGGATGATCTTCAGGCAGAGGAGGACAAAGTCAACACCCTGACCAAATCCAAGACAAAACTTGAGCAGCAAGTTGATGAT CTTGAGGGTTCCCTTGAACAAGAGAAGAAGCTCCGCATGGACCTGGAAAGAGCCAAGAGAAAGCTTGAAGGCGACCTGAAATTAGCTCAAGAGTCCATCATGGACCTGGAGAATGACAAGCAGCAATCTGAtgagaaaattaaaaa GAAAGACTTTGAAACAAGCCAGCTGCTTAGCAAGATTGAAGATGAACAATCTCTGGGTGCTCAACTCCAGAAGAAGATCAAGGAGCTtcag GCTCGCATTGAGGAGCTGGAGGAAGAGATTGAGGCTGAGCGTGCTGCTCGTGCCAAGGTTGAGAAGCAGAGAGCTGATCTCTCCAGGGAACTTGAGGAGATCAGTGAGAGGCTTGAGGAGGCTGGAGGAGCCACTGCTGCTCAGATCGAGATGAATAAGAAGCGTGAAGCTGAATTCCAGAAGCTGCGTCGTGATCTTGAGGAGTCCACCCTCCAGCATGAAGCTACTGCTGCTGCCCTCCGTAAGAAGCAGGCGGACAGTGTGGCCGAGCTGGGAGAGCAAATCGACAACCTCCAGCGTGTCAAGCAGAAGCTTGAGAAAGAGAAGAGTGAATACAAAATGGAGATTGACGATCTCTCTAGCAACATGGAGGCTGTTGCCAAAGCAAAG GGTAATCTTGAGAAGATGTGCCGCACCCTTGAGGACCAACTTAGTGAACTTAAGTCCAAGAATGATGAGAACCTTCGCCAACTAAATGACCTCAGTGCTCAAAGAGCAAGACTTCAAACTGAAAATG GTGAGTTTGGCCGTCAGCTGGATGAGAAGGAGGCTCTGGTTTCTCAGCTCACCAGAGGCAAACAAGCTTTCACTCAGCAAATTGAGGAGACTAAGAGGCAGATTGAAGAGGAGGTTAAG GCTAAGAATGCACTGGCCCATGCTGTGCAATCAGCCCGTCATGACTGCGACCTGCTCCGTGAGCAGTTTGAGGAAGAGCAGGAGGCAAAGGCTGAGCTGCAGCGGGGAATGTCAAAAGCCAATAGTGAAGTTGCTCAGTGGAGAACCAAATATGAAACTGATGCCATCCAGCGCACTGAGGAACTTGAAGAGTCCAA GAAGAAGCTGGCTCAGCGTCTGCAAGACGCAGAGGAACAAATTGAGGCTGTAAACTCCAAATGTGCCTCTCTGGAGAAGACCAAACAGAGACTCCAGGGTGAGGTGGAGGACCTGATGATTGATGTGGAGAGAGCCAATTCTTTGGCTGCCAACCTTGACAAGAAGCAGAGGAACTTTGACAAG GTCCTGGCAGAATGGAAGCAGAAATTTGAGGAAGGTCAGGCAGAGCTGGAAGCTGCGCAGAAAGAGGCTCGTTCACTCAGTACTGAGCTGTTCAAGATGAAGAACTCCTATGAGGAGACTCTGGATCATCTGGAGACCCTCAAGAGAGAGAACAAGAATCTGCAGC aggagatttcagatctgACAGAGCAGTTGGGTGAGACTGGTAAGAGCATTCATGAGCTGGAAAAGGCCAAGAAGACAGTGGAGACTGAGAAGTCAGAGATTCAGACCGCCCTGGAAGAGGCTGAA GGCACCCTGGAGCATGAGGAGTCAAAGATTCTTCGTGTTCAGCTTGAGCTTAACCAGGTCAAGGGTGAGATTGACAGGAAGCTTGCAGAGAAGGATGAGGAGATGGAGCAAATCAAGAGGAACAGTCAGAGAGTCATTGAATCCATGCagagcactctggactctgaggTCAGGAGCAGGAATGATGCCCTGAGAATCAAGAAGAAGATGGAGGGAGACCTTAATGAGATGGAGATTCAGCTGAGCCACGCCAATCGCCAGGCTGCTGAGGCCCAGAAACAGCTCAGGAATGTTCAGGGACAACTCAAG GACGCCCAACTGCACCTTGACGATGCTGTGAGAGGACAGGAAGACATGAAGGagcaggtggccatggtggagcGCAGAAACACTCTGATGCAAGCTGAGATTGAGGAGCTGAGAGCTGCTCTGGAGCAGACAGAGAGAGGCCGCAAAGTGGCTGAACAAGAGCTGGTGGACGCCAGTGAGCGTGTTGGGCTGCTGCACTCTCAG AACACAAGTCTCATAAACACCAAGAAGAAGCTTGAGTCTGACCTTGTTCAGATCCAGAGTGAAGTTGAAGACACTGTACAGGAAGCCAGAAATGCAGAGGATAAGGCCAAGAAGGCCATTACTGAT GCTGCGATGATGGCAGAAGAGCTCAAGAAGGAGCAGGACACCAGTTCTCACCTTGAGAGGATGAAGAAGAATCTGGAGGTCACAGTGAAGGACCTGCAGCACCGTCTGGATGAAGCTGAGAGTCTGGCCATGAAGGGAGGAAAGAAACAACTCCAGAAACTGGAGAGCAGG GTCCGTGAGCTTGAGTCTGAAGTTGATGCAGAACAGAGGCGTGGAGCTGATGCTGTTAAGGGTGTCCGTAAATATGAGAGAAGAGTGAAAGAACTGTCTTATCAG ACTGAGGAGGATAAGAAGAATATCGTCAGACTCCAGGATCTGGTTGATAAGCTGCAGCTGAAGGTCAAAACCTACAAGAGGCAGTCTGAGGAGGCG GAGGAGCAAGCCAACAGTCATCTGTCCAAGTTGAGGAAGGCGCAGCATGAGCTGGAGGAGGCTGAGGAGCGTGCTGACATTGCTGAGTCTCAGGTCAACAAGCTCAGAGTCAAGAGTCGTGATGCTGGAAAG gCCAAAGAAGAGTGA